TCTATACGGTCGCCGAACTGGAGGCGCAGGTCGAGGATTCGGGCACCGAGACGCTGTTCACGATCAGCGCGGCGGCGCTGCTCCCCACCGCACTCAAGGTGCTCGACGGATCCAGCCTCAAGCAGCTCGTCGTCGGGTCGGTCGCCGGCGGATTGCCGTCCGCCAAATCCATCCTCTATCGCCTGTTCAAGCGGAGCGAAGTCGCCGCGATGCCCGCGGACCCGCGCGTGATCCGCTTCTCGGCACTCACCGACAATGACGGCAAGCCCGACCCCGTCGCGATCGACGCCGAAAAGGATATCGCGCTGATCCAATATACCGGCGGGACCACCGGCACGCCAAAGGGCGCAAAGCTGACGCACCAGAATCTGACCGCCAACGCGCGGCAGGTGAATGCGATCGATCCCGACCATGATGCCGCCGACCGCATCCTCGGCGTGCTGCCCTTTTTCCACGTCTTCGCGAACACCTGCGTCCTCAACCGCACGATCCTGAACGGCGGCACGATCACCATGCTCCCGCGTTTCGATGCGAAGCAGGCGCTGGAGGCAATCACGCGGACAAAGACGACCGCGCTCCCCGGCGTGCCGACGATGTATCAGGCGCTGCTCGACCATCCCGACCTCGCAAAGACCGACTTCTCTTCGCTGCGCATCTGCATTTCGGGCGGCGCGCCGATGCCCGCCGAGCTGCGCGAGAAATTCGTCGCGGCGACCGGCGCGTCGCTTGTCGAAGGCTATGGCCTTACCGAAAGTTCGGGCGTGGTCGCGACCAACCCTTATGAAGGCCCCGTCCAGCCCGGCACCATCGGCCAGCCGATTCCCGCGACGCATATCCGCCTGCTCGACAAGGAAGACCCGTCGAAGGACGCGCCCGATGGCGAGCCTGGGGAACTTGCGGTGAAGGGGCCGCAGATCATGCAGGGTTATTGGAACCGCGCCGAAGCAGACAAGGACAGCTTCACCGACGACGGCTGGCTGCGGACCGGCGACGTCGCGGTGGTCGAGGCCGACGGCTATATCCGCATCGTCGACCGGTTGAAGGACATGATCGCGGTCGGCGGGTTCAAAGTGTATCCAAGCGTGATCGAGGCCCATCTCCACGAACATCCGGCGGTGAAGGAAGCGATCGTGCTCGGCGTTCCCGATTCCTATCGGGGCGAGGCGCCCAAGGCGTTCGTCACGCTGGAGGACGGTTTCCAGGTCAGCGGTGAAGCACTGGCCGCATGGCTCAATCCCCAACTCGGCAAGCACGAACGGGTGATCGCTGTCGAGGTGCGACTGAACCTGCCCAAGACGATGATCGGCAAGCTGGACAGGAAGGCGTTGCGCGCGGAGGAGAGCGC
This sequence is a window from Sphingopyxis sp. USTB-05. Protein-coding genes within it:
- a CDS encoding AMP-binding protein — translated: MDSRFSWSTDYRHPTAWDQEFAPLSLPDMLAASVARKGDAPMLDFLGRQFGYAEVATGVARVARGLQQRGIGKGSRVGLFLPNVPHYVAAYYGALAAGATVVNFSPLYTVAELEAQVEDSGTETLFTISAAALLPTALKVLDGSSLKQLVVGSVAGGLPSAKSILYRLFKRSEVAAMPADPRVIRFSALTDNDGKPDPVAIDAEKDIALIQYTGGTTGTPKGAKLTHQNLTANARQVNAIDPDHDAADRILGVLPFFHVFANTCVLNRTILNGGTITMLPRFDAKQALEAITRTKTTALPGVPTMYQALLDHPDLAKTDFSSLRICISGGAPMPAELREKFVAATGASLVEGYGLTESSGVVATNPYEGPVQPGTIGQPIPATHIRLLDKEDPSKDAPDGEPGELAVKGPQIMQGYWNRAEADKDSFTDDGWLRTGDVAVVEADGYIRIVDRLKDMIAVGGFKVYPSVIEAHLHEHPAVKEAIVLGVPDSYRGEAPKAFVTLEDGFQVSGEALAAWLNPQLGKHERVIAVEVRLNLPKTMIGKLDRKALRAEESAA